The Paraburkholderia fungorum genome window below encodes:
- a CDS encoding OsmC family protein, whose translation METANFAQQEARMVTATRLGEPYCVQVSNGHDLVLSDTRKEGKGGHAGMRPHELLESALAACICMSIDMAVERAGVALPAVTVQVIIDRQDRQTAFDVSLYFATVPSSEQEALVSEAVRTSPVACTLGKPITIRSAEIITT comes from the coding sequence ATGGAAACTGCCAATTTTGCTCAACAGGAGGCCCGCATGGTCACGGCAACGCGACTCGGCGAACCTTATTGCGTTCAGGTGAGTAACGGGCACGATCTTGTGCTCTCGGATACGCGGAAGGAAGGTAAAGGTGGACACGCGGGCATGCGACCACATGAACTATTGGAAAGCGCGCTTGCGGCGTGCATCTGCATGTCAATCGACATGGCTGTCGAACGGGCGGGCGTCGCACTTCCCGCCGTCACAGTGCAAGTGATCATTGACCGGCAAGACCGCCAAACCGCATTTGATGTGTCGTTGTACTTCGCGACAGTACCGTCTTCGGAACAGGAGGCATTGGTTAGCGAGGCAGTGCGAACGTCGCCCGTTGCGTGCACGCTTGGCAAGCCGATTACGATTCGGTCGGCCGAGATCATCACGACTTGA
- the rbsK gene encoding ribokinase gives MAVSGEAGRVLVVGSINTDLVARTQRLPLAGETVLSGSLETVAGGKGANQAVAAARMGATVSMIAFVGNDAYGKQRLDGLAADGIDCAGIEVSEDQPTGLALITVSAAGENSIVVVLGSNGVLSPASIHANEERFRQCDVLVCQLETPPETVYAALVMARRHARLTVLNPGPATQPLPEHWYALIDYLVPNQFEASILAECPTDSAEGVATAAMKLHQKGARNVIVTLGGQGVHVLGDGTPGTHYPALEVHAVDTTAAGDTFVGALATKLATRHALVDAVKHAQIAASLCVQRHGAQPSIPGLVDVEACEDRLAVAGE, from the coding sequence ATGGCTGTATCAGGTGAAGCGGGACGCGTGCTGGTCGTCGGCAGTATCAATACCGACCTCGTCGCGCGCACGCAGCGTTTGCCGTTAGCCGGCGAGACGGTATTGTCCGGCAGCCTCGAAACGGTCGCCGGTGGCAAAGGCGCGAATCAGGCGGTGGCGGCCGCGCGCATGGGGGCCACGGTCTCGATGATCGCCTTCGTCGGCAATGACGCGTATGGCAAGCAGCGGCTCGACGGACTCGCGGCGGATGGTATCGATTGCGCGGGCATCGAAGTTTCGGAAGACCAGCCGACCGGCCTGGCGTTGATCACTGTTTCGGCGGCGGGCGAGAACAGCATCGTCGTCGTGTTGGGCAGCAACGGCGTGCTGTCGCCCGCGAGCATTCACGCGAATGAAGAGCGCTTCCGGCAATGCGACGTCCTCGTTTGCCAGTTGGAAACACCGCCGGAAACCGTGTACGCGGCGCTCGTGATGGCACGCCGTCATGCCAGGCTGACCGTGCTGAATCCCGGGCCGGCCACGCAGCCCTTGCCAGAACATTGGTATGCGCTGATCGACTATCTGGTGCCGAACCAGTTCGAAGCATCGATCCTCGCAGAATGTCCTACGGACTCTGCGGAAGGAGTGGCGACTGCGGCGATGAAACTGCATCAGAAAGGCGCGCGCAACGTCATCGTGACGCTCGGCGGCCAAGGCGTGCACGTTCTCGGCGACGGCACGCCCGGCACGCATTATCCGGCGCTCGAAGTGCACGCAGTCGATACGACCGCGGCAGGCGACACGTTTGTCGGTGCGCTCGCGACGAAACTTGCCACGCGTCATGCGCTCGTCGATGCGGTGAAGCACGCGCAGATTGCTGCGAGCCTGTGCGTTCAGCGTCATGGCGCGCAACCTTCGATTCCGGGCCTCGTGGATGTCGAGGCCTGTGAGGACAGGCTTGCGGTTGCCGGGGAATAG
- the oxc gene encoding oxalyl-CoA decarboxylase: MAEADQLTTGTTSQQQASETTDGFHLVIDALKLNDINTIFGLVGIPITDLARLAQAEGMRFIGFRHEQHAGNAAAISGYITQKPGICLTVSAPGFLNGLTALANATTNCFPMILISGSSEREIVDLQQGDYEEMDQLNAARPYAKAAYRVLHAEDIGIGVARAIRAAVSGRPGGVYLDLPARLLAQTLDTVKAQQSLVKVVDAAPRQLPAPESVKRALDVLKSAKRPLILLGKGAAYAQADAEIRAFVEQSGIPYLPMSMAKGLLPDTHEQSASAARSFVLQEADVVVLIGARLNWLLSHGKGNTWGTAPKKFVQVDISPTEIDSNVAIAAPVIGDIGSCVAALRAGLDENFPRPAGEWTGAIAERKSRNLTKMAAMLDKNPSPMNFHSALRAIRDVLKTRPDINVVNEGANTLDYARSIIDMAEPRKRFDSGTWGIMGIGMGFAIGAAVTTGKPVVAIEGDSAFGFSGMELETICRYELPVCTIVFNNNGVYRGTDVNPTGGKDVAPTVFVKGARYDRMIEAFGGIGYHASTPEELTKALVEAIASGKPSLINAVIDEAAGTESGRLTNLNPQSAAMKK, encoded by the coding sequence ATGGCAGAAGCCGACCAGCTCACAACAGGCACTACGTCACAACAACAGGCGAGTGAAACGACCGATGGATTCCATCTCGTCATCGACGCGCTGAAACTGAACGACATCAATACCATCTTCGGACTGGTGGGCATTCCCATCACCGACCTCGCGCGGCTTGCACAAGCGGAGGGGATGCGTTTCATCGGCTTCCGTCATGAACAGCACGCAGGCAACGCGGCGGCGATTTCCGGCTACATCACGCAGAAGCCGGGCATCTGTCTGACCGTGTCGGCACCGGGCTTTCTCAACGGCTTGACAGCCCTCGCCAACGCGACCACGAACTGTTTCCCGATGATCCTGATCAGCGGGTCGAGCGAACGCGAAATCGTCGATCTGCAGCAGGGAGATTACGAAGAAATGGATCAATTGAACGCCGCCAGGCCTTACGCCAAGGCAGCGTACCGCGTGCTCCATGCGGAGGACATCGGCATCGGCGTGGCACGTGCGATCCGTGCAGCGGTCTCTGGCCGGCCGGGTGGCGTCTATCTGGACCTGCCGGCCAGGCTGCTCGCGCAAACGCTGGACACCGTCAAGGCGCAGCAGTCGCTGGTGAAAGTGGTCGACGCCGCGCCGCGTCAATTGCCCGCGCCGGAATCGGTCAAGCGTGCGCTTGACGTGCTGAAAAGCGCAAAACGTCCGCTGATTCTGCTAGGCAAGGGGGCCGCGTATGCCCAGGCTGACGCGGAAATCCGCGCCTTCGTCGAGCAAAGCGGCATTCCGTATCTGCCGATGTCGATGGCCAAGGGCTTGTTGCCCGACACGCACGAGCAATCCGCATCGGCAGCGCGTTCGTTTGTGCTGCAGGAAGCCGACGTTGTCGTTCTGATTGGCGCGCGTCTGAACTGGCTGCTGTCGCATGGCAAGGGCAACACGTGGGGCACGGCGCCAAAAAAGTTCGTGCAGGTCGATATCTCTCCGACTGAAATCGACAGCAATGTCGCGATTGCGGCGCCGGTAATCGGTGACATCGGCTCGTGCGTGGCGGCGCTTCGCGCCGGCCTCGATGAGAACTTCCCCAGGCCGGCGGGCGAATGGACCGGTGCGATCGCCGAGCGCAAGAGCCGGAATCTCACGAAGATGGCCGCGATGCTCGACAAGAACCCATCTCCGATGAATTTCCACAGTGCTTTGCGTGCGATTCGCGACGTGCTGAAGACCCGCCCGGACATCAACGTCGTCAACGAAGGCGCCAATACGCTCGACTACGCGCGCAGCATTATCGACATGGCCGAGCCGCGCAAGCGCTTTGATTCCGGCACGTGGGGAATCATGGGTATCGGGATGGGCTTCGCCATCGGCGCGGCGGTAACGACAGGCAAGCCGGTGGTCGCGATCGAAGGCGACAGCGCTTTCGGATTCAGCGGCATGGAACTCGAAACGATCTGTCGTTACGAGTTGCCGGTTTGCACGATCGTATTCAATAACAACGGTGTTTATCGCGGCACCGACGTGAACCCGACGGGCGGTAAGGACGTTGCGCCTACTGTGTTCGTGAAGGGTGCGCGCTACGACAGGATGATCGAGGCATTCGGCGGCATCGGCTACCACGCGAGCACGCCGGAAGAACTGACGAAGGCACTCGTCGAGGCAATCGCATCGGGCAAACCTAGCTTGATCAATGCAGTAATCGACGAAGCGGCCGGCACCGAAAGCGGCCGCCTGACGAATCTGAATCCGCAAAGCGCGGCAATGAAAAAGTAA
- a CDS encoding SDR family oxidoreductase: MSKGLVIITGASSGIGEATARLFSQRGYPLLLLARRLGRLESLELPDTLCRQVDVTDRAALVAAVSEAEAKFGPADAIINNAGVMLLGDMTQQPPEEWERMLDVNVKGVLNGVHAVLGGMVARRRGTIVNVSSTSGRKTYPQHVAYVGTKHAVHALSENLREEVSPHNVRVVLIAPGACNTELQTITTNDSIKQGFQEWKESIGGVILEPDEVAEAIRFAYEMPQNVCIREIMLAATNQTV, encoded by the coding sequence ATGTCGAAAGGTCTTGTCATCATTACGGGCGCCAGTTCGGGCATTGGTGAAGCTACCGCGCGGCTGTTCTCGCAACGGGGTTATCCGCTGCTTCTGCTCGCGCGCCGGCTCGGCCGGCTCGAATCGCTGGAACTGCCCGACACGCTGTGCCGTCAGGTCGACGTGACCGATCGCGCGGCGCTGGTCGCCGCTGTCAGCGAGGCCGAAGCGAAGTTCGGCCCCGCCGATGCGATCATCAACAACGCCGGTGTGATGCTGCTCGGCGACATGACTCAGCAGCCGCCGGAAGAATGGGAACGGATGCTCGATGTCAACGTGAAGGGCGTGCTCAACGGCGTGCATGCGGTGCTTGGAGGCATGGTCGCGCGGCGGCGCGGCACGATCGTCAATGTCAGTTCGACCTCGGGCCGCAAGACGTATCCGCAGCATGTCGCTTATGTCGGCACGAAGCACGCGGTGCATGCGCTATCGGAGAATCTGCGCGAGGAAGTGTCGCCGCACAACGTGCGCGTGGTGCTGATCGCGCCCGGCGCCTGCAACACCGAACTGCAGACGATCACCACCAACGACTCGATCAAGCAGGGCTTCCAGGAATGGAAGGAATCGATCGGCGGCGTGATTCTGGAGCCGGACGAAGTCGCCGAAGCGATCCGTTTCGCGTATGAAATGCCGCAAAACGTTTGCATCCGCGAAATCATGCTCGCGGCGACGAACCAGACCGTCTGA
- a CDS encoding M30 family zinc metallopeptidase — MRNQRFNAVFAVTTTIALAVALAACGGGGSSGDTSNTNKTSTPSTNTPASTTTSTNTPTTPVTVATTPSTDGVLHAACTSCGATDDQSYSGSGVGIWQASNTTTQTDSVTVALKNVTGKNVSLVFTNEGAIPQVIQPVSVTENMPGGPNTSLVANAQQSAASTAGSTQMKAIQAFNQNGWTSLTTRQSGLAVQRNMVSAAPSQDVVVGTTTRPFWLADGTTRATTLEAQSQTADGTTVNIWVETSEYTTSKVTPQIVAQLMQKYAGANGVYDVDTSIGGPFWGANQQTGTIPSTGQPIDLVLVNLTPDGQPYGLVGYYYSLNNFTNLGTGVTSTSNEDLSLYLDSETLYLGGAAGVQAMQTTMAHESLHMQNFYRRGMLMGQPYMYATWLEEMTAMMMEDWASFKLDPTYNSVRDNRFPEYQTYNNHGSNLCGLTTWDAMDIGCDSYSTNGSFGGFLNRQLGLSFYKALLNDKSSTDSLTMLNDAISQYRSGSSVQQEFRHFAAAAGSRIPLGANIAEYSFPARTDSGFTLPAVDPSLVAQYFPATSPSVLLGLSSLPLFRYHVLGTYQETVAVPPGTTLTVVVQ; from the coding sequence ATGCGTAACCAGCGTTTTAATGCGGTATTTGCAGTCACCACGACAATCGCGCTCGCAGTGGCGCTCGCAGCTTGCGGTGGCGGCGGCAGTAGTGGCGACACATCGAATACCAATAAAACATCGACACCTTCGACGAACACCCCCGCCAGCACCACGACGAGCACAAACACGCCCACCACCCCCGTTACGGTCGCGACGACGCCGTCGACAGATGGTGTGCTGCATGCGGCCTGCACGAGCTGTGGCGCGACAGACGACCAGAGCTATTCGGGCAGCGGCGTCGGCATCTGGCAGGCTTCCAATACGACCACGCAGACTGACAGCGTGACCGTTGCGCTCAAGAATGTGACGGGCAAGAACGTGTCCCTCGTTTTCACCAACGAAGGAGCGATTCCGCAGGTCATACAGCCGGTTTCCGTGACCGAGAACATGCCTGGCGGCCCCAACACGAGCCTGGTGGCCAACGCGCAGCAGAGCGCAGCCAGCACAGCGGGATCGACGCAGATGAAGGCGATTCAGGCGTTCAACCAGAACGGCTGGACAAGCCTCACTACCCGCCAGTCCGGCCTCGCCGTACAACGCAACATGGTCAGCGCTGCGCCCTCACAAGACGTGGTCGTGGGCACGACCACACGGCCGTTCTGGCTGGCCGACGGCACCACCCGCGCAACGACGCTCGAGGCACAGTCGCAGACGGCCGACGGTACGACGGTCAACATCTGGGTCGAAACCAGCGAATACACGACCTCGAAGGTGACGCCGCAAATCGTCGCGCAGTTGATGCAGAAATACGCGGGTGCAAATGGTGTCTACGACGTCGACACGAGCATCGGCGGTCCGTTCTGGGGCGCGAACCAGCAAACCGGCACGATTCCTTCGACGGGCCAGCCTATCGACCTCGTGCTGGTGAACCTGACACCCGACGGACAACCCTACGGCCTGGTCGGTTATTACTACTCGCTCAATAACTTCACGAACCTGGGCACTGGTGTTACGTCGACCAGTAACGAGGACCTGTCGCTCTATCTGGACTCGGAAACGCTATATCTTGGCGGGGCCGCCGGCGTTCAGGCTATGCAGACGACCATGGCGCACGAGAGTCTGCATATGCAGAACTTTTACCGCCGCGGCATGCTGATGGGCCAACCGTACATGTACGCAACGTGGCTCGAAGAAATGACCGCCATGATGATGGAAGACTGGGCAAGCTTCAAACTCGACCCGACATACAACTCGGTGCGCGACAACCGCTTCCCGGAATATCAGACCTATAACAACCACGGTAGCAATCTGTGCGGGCTGACCACGTGGGACGCGATGGACATAGGATGCGACAGCTATTCGACCAATGGCTCGTTCGGCGGCTTCCTGAATCGGCAACTGGGCCTGAGTTTCTACAAGGCACTGCTGAACGATAAAAGCTCGACGGACTCGCTGACGATGCTCAACGACGCGATCAGTCAGTACCGCTCGGGATCGAGTGTTCAACAGGAGTTTCGTCACTTTGCAGCGGCTGCGGGTTCGAGAATTCCGCTCGGCGCGAACATTGCCGAGTATTCGTTCCCGGCTCGGACCGACAGTGGCTTCACGCTGCCCGCCGTCGACCCCTCGCTTGTTGCGCAATACTTTCCGGCGACGTCGCCGAGTGTGTTGCTGGGTCTCTCCAGCTTGCCGCTTTTCCGCTATCACGTGCTGGGCACGTATCAGGAGACGGTAGCAGTGCCTCCAGGGACGACGCTGACGGTTGTCGTTCAGTAA
- a CDS encoding TauD/TfdA family dioxygenase codes for MTTSVALSPVTSAAAWRGDTLLDRQNWIYYLNEDQIGELEALGRRFVEDDPDLRFVKASDYPLSACAAAVDEWCKDIDEGCGFVLARGLRTHLYSDALSAAIYYILGLHMGDPIRQNELGDLLDHVYATSDKMLDDPDALSAKIRDLLPFHSDSSDVVALMCLRPALEGGASCIVSGAEIYNEILKRRPDLAPLLLEPFHWDWRRQDHNAPENTYVSPIVSFVDGTFSMYAGSLYILTAQDYPEVPRLTPEQKEVLELFETITYEPGMSLAMDFRPGDIQWLSNYAALHSRTRFTDFPEPQRRRHLLRLWLRRSSPRSLIPGFGKNGVVQQRYEARDQESDDTRGNFRIGVAAVPRL; via the coding sequence ATGACGACCTCTGTAGCGCTGTCCCCCGTCACCAGCGCCGCTGCGTGGCGCGGCGACACACTCCTCGACAGGCAGAACTGGATCTACTATCTGAACGAAGATCAGATCGGCGAACTGGAAGCGCTCGGACGGCGCTTTGTCGAAGACGACCCTGATCTGCGCTTCGTCAAGGCGTCGGATTATCCGCTCTCCGCCTGCGCCGCCGCTGTCGACGAATGGTGCAAGGACATTGACGAAGGCTGCGGTTTCGTACTCGCGCGCGGGCTGCGTACGCATCTGTATTCCGATGCGCTGTCGGCGGCGATTTACTACATTCTCGGCCTGCACATGGGCGATCCGATCCGTCAGAACGAACTCGGCGATCTGCTCGATCACGTCTACGCGACCTCCGACAAGATGCTCGACGACCCCGATGCACTGTCCGCCAAAATTCGCGATCTTCTGCCGTTTCACTCGGACAGCTCGGACGTCGTCGCGCTGATGTGCCTGCGTCCGGCACTCGAAGGCGGCGCGTCGTGCATCGTCTCAGGCGCGGAAATCTACAACGAAATTCTGAAACGACGCCCCGACCTCGCGCCTCTGCTGCTGGAGCCGTTTCATTGGGACTGGCGTCGCCAGGATCACAATGCGCCGGAAAACACGTACGTTTCGCCGATCGTGAGTTTTGTCGACGGCACCTTCAGCATGTACGCAGGCTCGCTGTATATCCTGACCGCGCAGGACTACCCGGAAGTGCCGCGCCTCACGCCCGAGCAGAAGGAAGTGCTGGAGTTGTTCGAGACCATCACCTACGAGCCCGGCATGTCGCTCGCGATGGATTTCCGCCCCGGCGATATTCAATGGCTGTCGAACTACGCGGCGCTGCATTCGCGTACACGTTTCACCGACTTCCCGGAGCCGCAACGTCGCCGGCATCTGTTGCGCCTGTGGCTGCGCCGCAGTTCCCCGCGCTCGCTGATTCCCGGCTTCGGCAAGAACGGGGTGGTGCAGCAGCGCTACGAGGCGCGCGATCAGGAAAGCGACGATACGCGCGGCAACTTCAGGATCGGCGTCGCGGCGGTACCGCGTCTGTAA
- a CDS encoding porin has protein sequence MKKYLTGFAMLIAVSSAHAQSSVTLYGLIDAGFTYINNQGGGKLYEFQDGANFGNRFGFKGSEDLGGGLKAVFQLENGFSLGTGQLRNNGALFGRQAFVALQSNYGTLTMGNQYDFIADYITPFNLNGYASVYAGHMGDIDRISAVELPNSVKYQSPTFGGLSFGGMWSFGNVAGNFRQDSAYSLGLSYKNGGFNTAAIYERIHDVEIYPYAQFGVFNFLGQTVATHNADGSVNDLFYSSPFLVDTQSEFGIGASYTRGKLTLAANFTSTHLEASTGSDTMNVYEAGAMYFVAPDIAVLGGYQYTTWDHTHWHQPTLGAQYYLSKRTSFYVNVSYLHAQPGVNANQGAGFYSLPSSTNTQLTSRIAIIHQF, from the coding sequence ATGAAAAAGTATCTGACGGGCTTTGCCATGCTGATTGCAGTGAGTAGCGCGCATGCGCAAAGCTCGGTCACGCTATATGGCCTTATCGACGCCGGCTTCACGTACATCAACAATCAGGGCGGCGGGAAGCTCTACGAGTTTCAGGACGGCGCGAATTTCGGCAACCGCTTCGGCTTCAAGGGCAGCGAAGATCTCGGCGGTGGACTGAAGGCCGTTTTCCAGCTTGAAAACGGTTTCTCGCTCGGAACCGGTCAGTTGCGAAACAACGGCGCGCTGTTCGGCCGCCAGGCTTTTGTCGCTCTGCAAAGCAACTACGGCACGCTGACGATGGGCAATCAGTATGACTTCATCGCGGACTACATCACGCCGTTCAACCTCAACGGTTATGCCAGCGTGTACGCGGGCCACATGGGCGACATCGACCGGATCTCCGCCGTCGAACTGCCGAACTCGGTCAAGTATCAGAGCCCGACGTTCGGCGGTCTGAGCTTCGGCGGCATGTGGAGCTTCGGCAATGTGGCGGGCAACTTCAGACAGGACAGCGCATACAGTCTCGGCCTGAGCTACAAGAACGGCGGCTTCAATACGGCGGCGATTTACGAGCGCATTCACGACGTCGAAATCTACCCGTACGCGCAATTCGGCGTGTTCAATTTCCTCGGACAGACAGTCGCGACGCACAACGCCGACGGCAGCGTCAACGATCTGTTCTATTCGTCGCCGTTTCTCGTCGACACGCAGTCCGAGTTCGGCATCGGCGCGAGCTATACGCGCGGCAAGCTGACGCTGGCGGCCAACTTCACGTCGACGCACCTCGAAGCGTCGACCGGCAGCGACACCATGAACGTCTACGAAGCCGGCGCGATGTATTTCGTCGCGCCCGACATCGCGGTGCTCGGCGGCTACCAGTACACGACGTGGGATCACACGCACTGGCATCAGCCGACGCTCGGCGCGCAGTACTACCTGTCGAAGCGGACCAGCTTCTACGTGAACGTGTCGTATCTGCACGCGCAGCCGGGCGTCAATGCGAACCAGGGCGCGGGCTTCTACTCGCTGCCGTCGAGTACGAACACGCAGCTCACGTCCCGCATCGCGATCATTCACCAGTTCTAG
- the oxlT gene encoding oxalate/formate MFS antiporter yields MGHSNVAETGRPAFWHQRWIQLAIGVVCMGLVANLQYAWTLFVVPIDNAHHWGQAAIQTAFTTFVVTETWLVPVEGWLVDKFGPRPVVIGGALCAAVGWMINAHAGSLTELYIAAVIAGIGAGCVYGTCVGMALKWFPDKRGLAAGLTAAGFGAGAAVTVIPIANMIQRSGYEYTFMFFGIFQGVCILLLATLLVRPKPPAYAVAPKRIVASKVDYTSREMIRSPLFWVLYLMFVFVAAGGIIATAQLGPIAKEYGFARMPVNLLGITLPLLTMTLSIDNLCNGFTRPLCGFLSDRIGRENTMFMIFLGEGVALLGLMQFGHNPYAFMFFAAAIFLCWGEIFSIFPATCADTFGSKYAAANAGTLYTAKGTAAMLVPVASVLSANGGWNTVFISAAVISIAAAVSAKFILAPMRKRWIENSGASAGVAITEARLQPSSGGSSE; encoded by the coding sequence ATGGGACATTCCAATGTGGCGGAGACTGGCCGGCCAGCGTTCTGGCATCAACGGTGGATACAACTCGCGATCGGCGTGGTGTGCATGGGACTGGTCGCGAACCTGCAATACGCGTGGACGTTATTCGTCGTTCCAATAGACAACGCTCATCACTGGGGACAAGCGGCGATTCAGACCGCATTCACCACCTTCGTCGTCACCGAAACCTGGCTCGTTCCCGTAGAAGGCTGGCTCGTCGACAAGTTCGGACCGCGCCCGGTGGTGATCGGCGGTGCGCTCTGCGCGGCTGTCGGCTGGATGATTAACGCTCATGCAGGCAGTCTTACTGAACTCTACATCGCGGCAGTCATTGCCGGTATCGGCGCGGGATGTGTGTACGGCACCTGCGTCGGGATGGCACTCAAATGGTTCCCGGACAAACGCGGTCTCGCAGCAGGGTTGACGGCGGCGGGCTTCGGCGCCGGCGCGGCGGTAACGGTGATTCCCATCGCCAACATGATCCAGCGTTCGGGCTACGAGTACACGTTCATGTTCTTCGGCATTTTCCAGGGCGTCTGCATCCTGCTGCTCGCCACCTTGCTGGTACGGCCTAAACCGCCTGCCTACGCGGTCGCGCCTAAACGTATTGTTGCAAGCAAGGTCGACTACACGTCCCGCGAGATGATCCGTTCGCCGCTGTTCTGGGTGCTCTATCTGATGTTCGTATTCGTCGCGGCCGGCGGCATCATTGCAACCGCTCAGCTAGGACCGATCGCGAAGGAATACGGCTTCGCCAGAATGCCGGTCAACCTGCTGGGCATCACGCTGCCGCTCCTCACGATGACGCTGTCCATCGACAATCTGTGCAACGGTTTCACTCGCCCTCTGTGCGGCTTTCTATCGGACCGCATTGGCCGTGAAAACACCATGTTCATGATCTTTCTCGGCGAAGGCGTCGCGCTGCTCGGACTGATGCAGTTCGGCCATAACCCGTACGCGTTCATGTTCTTCGCCGCCGCCATCTTCCTTTGTTGGGGCGAAATCTTCTCGATCTTCCCGGCGACCTGTGCGGACACGTTCGGCAGCAAATACGCCGCAGCGAATGCGGGGACGCTCTACACCGCGAAAGGGACTGCCGCGATGCTGGTGCCGGTTGCATCGGTGCTGTCTGCGAACGGTGGCTGGAACACCGTGTTTATCTCAGCGGCCGTGATATCGATCGCGGCCGCCGTCTCCGCGAAATTCATTCTCGCCCCTATGAGAAAGCGCTGGATCGAAAACTCAGGCGCGTCAGCCGGCGTAGCCATCACCGAGGCACGGTTGCAACCGTCGTCCGGCGGCTCGTCTGAATGA
- a CDS encoding multidrug effflux MFS transporter: protein MKSRRLTLLLAALSMLGPFATDSYLPALSAVGRQFAISAEMAQMTLSVYLFCYAVMTLFYGMLSDSFGRRRVMIAALTMFTAASVGATFAPTFSALLAFRGLQGLSAGAGMVIGQAIVRDTMSGAAVQRTLANIMMVFALAPAVAPILGGQLNALFGWRAIFGLLAVFSLTLLVVCRRWLPESLPLSARHPFRLPTIMRNYGDALRHRRFVFGVLANGCAFGGFALYISCAANFVMHILHQPDTAFGWLFVPLIAGVIAGSALSARFADRYGNRVTVRAGLGATALAAVLNLAYNATHVAALPWAIMPLALYAFGMALAMPAMSSITQAHLPTTRGMAASLQNFVQMFIFALISGCAPPFVFDSALRMADGLALAVASGIVCWLASTMRTPRRLPAASYEG, encoded by the coding sequence ATGAAGTCCCGCCGGCTCACGCTGCTGCTCGCCGCTCTTTCGATGCTAGGCCCGTTCGCAACCGACAGCTATTTGCCCGCGCTGTCCGCAGTGGGACGGCAATTCGCGATCAGCGCGGAGATGGCGCAGATGACACTGAGCGTTTATCTGTTCTGCTATGCGGTCATGACGCTGTTCTACGGCATGCTGTCCGATTCGTTCGGCCGGCGCCGCGTGATGATCGCCGCGTTGACGATGTTCACGGCCGCATCGGTAGGCGCCACTTTCGCGCCCACCTTCTCCGCGCTGCTCGCGTTCCGGGGGCTGCAGGGGCTGTCGGCGGGCGCGGGCATGGTGATCGGCCAGGCCATCGTGCGCGACACGATGAGCGGCGCGGCCGTGCAGCGCACGCTCGCGAACATCATGATGGTGTTTGCGCTCGCGCCCGCCGTCGCGCCGATACTCGGCGGCCAGCTGAATGCACTGTTCGGCTGGCGTGCGATCTTCGGCCTGCTCGCGGTGTTCTCGTTGACGTTGCTCGTGGTCTGCCGGCGCTGGCTACCGGAGAGCCTGCCGCTTTCGGCGCGGCATCCATTCCGTCTGCCCACGATCATGCGTAATTACGGCGACGCGCTTCGCCACCGGCGTTTCGTATTCGGCGTGCTGGCGAACGGCTGCGCATTCGGCGGCTTCGCGCTGTACATCTCGTGCGCGGCCAACTTCGTGATGCACATCCTGCATCAGCCGGACACGGCATTCGGCTGGCTATTCGTGCCGCTGATTGCCGGCGTGATCGCCGGTTCGGCGCTCAGCGCGCGTTTCGCCGACCGCTACGGCAATCGCGTGACGGTACGCGCGGGCCTCGGCGCGACCGCGCTCGCGGCCGTGCTGAACCTCGCCTACAACGCGACGCACGTGGCCGCGCTGCCGTGGGCGATCATGCCGCTCGCGCTCTACGCCTTCGGTATGGCGCTCGCGATGCCCGCAATGTCGTCGATCACCCAGGCCCATCTGCCGACGACGCGCGGCATGGCCGCGTCGCTGCAAAACTTCGTGCAGATGTTCATCTTCGCGCTGATTTCCGGCTGCGCGCCGCCGTTCGTATTCGACAGCGCGTTGCGCATGGCCGACGGCCTGGCGCTGGCCGTCGCGAGCGGTATTGTCTGCTGGCTGGCGAGCACGATGCGCACGCCTCGGCGGCTGCCTGCTGCGTCTTACGAGGGTTGA
- a CDS encoding class I SAM-dependent methyltransferase: MQRYFTPGGKTADIGCCAGRNVAWLNDHGFRAVGYDASEEMPAQAATDFPSLVFRRAALPALDPVAKGPYIFGADVIIQSMKHLQSNQAFSSDESANRKCVSHLSPQTLALNNSVRVVAISQE, from the coding sequence TTGCAGCGTTACTTCACCCCGGGAGGCAAAACCGCAGACATCGGTTGCTGCGCCGGCCGCAACGTCGCATGGCTCAATGACCATGGCTTTCGCGCTGTTGGTTACGACGCCTCCGAGGAAATGCCAGCCCAAGCTGCAACAGACTTTCCGTCGCTGGTTTTCAGGCGCGCTGCGCTTCCCGCGCTGGATCCTGTTGCCAAAGGCCCATATATCTTTGGCGCTGACGTCATCATCCAGTCTATGAAGCATCTGCAATCAAATCAGGCCTTCAGTAGCGATGAATCTGCAAATCGGAAATGCGTATCCCACCTTTCTCCGCAAACCCTGGCTTTGAATAACTCAGTCAGAGTAGTCGCGATATCGCAGGAATAA